The Acinetobacter calcoaceticus sequence TGCCAGATTCGATTCTATTTTCGGCAAACTGACGTGATTTTTGACGGCCATATTGAGTGAAAACAAAATTCACATCTAACTGATCTGTAATGTCGTAATCAAAGATTGAGTTAATTGTATAGTTTGGAACCAAAGATAATGGATTACCCGTTTGCTTATCTTTCGAGTCCATCATATAGGTAAAGTTATTGGTCCAACGAATATCGCCAAAGTCTAGTCCCAAACTTCCTTCAAAACCTTGAATTAATGCCTTAGGCGTATTTTCCCAACGTAAGATATTCCACTTGGTATTGGTCACAGCTCCTGTATTTGCATTGGTGCTTGAGCCATCGACTGTTCCAACAACATTAGTTCCTGCCACAATCTTATCTTTATAGTCATTACGGAACCAAGTTAAGCTTGCATTCACAATATCTTTTTGGAATTGGATTCCTAACTCTTTGTTTACCGAAGTTTCAGGTTTTAAATCACCATTACCTTGTAATAAACAACGCGAATCAATATTGGCTGGACAACCATTGCCGTTTGTACTGAGTAAGTACCCTTCGGCATTTTGATACATGTTTGGTGCTTTATAAGCTTTTGCTACCCCACCTTTTAAAGTGAAATAATCATTAAGTCTTTGAGTAATGTTTAAGCTTGGGCTCCAGTTAGAACCAGATTTACTATGGTCGTCGAAACGCAAACCTAACACGGCATCAGTGCTGTCTGTGAGTTTCAAGTTATCTTCGATATATGCAGAAGCAATACGTGATTCCATTTTACTGCGATTGCCTTTGGCTAATTGATCGCCATAACCTGAACCGCTGCTATCTGTACCCTGATTTGTCGAAATATTATCTTTAAATCTGTCTTCAACCCATTCAGTACCGAGTGTTAATACGTGTGGTACATAATACTCAAACGGAATATTGGCTTCACCATTCAACCGAAGAGTTTCTAATCTTGAAGTGGCTTTATCATCCAGATTATTAATTTTTCCTTCTGTGCTGCCGCCAAGACCTTCCGGAAGACGTTTATTATGAGTCTTATCATATTGAGCAACTAACTTGCTCTTACCCCAAGACCAGTCCCCTTCATGGGTTAATGCATAGCTATCGCGGTACATCGTATTGGTTTCTTTACCAATAAGTTCCGAGAGAATTGCATCTGCTTCAGCATTTGCATTTAACTGAGAATCGCCAGAATAAATATTACCTTGCTTGCTAGATGAAACATCAAGTAAGACGGTTTGCTGATCTGTTGCTTGCCATGCTAAGCGTCCCGAAATATCTTTATTTTTAACGCCTTCACGCCCAGCGGCTGTACTTCCAATTGATTTATTAATATCAACATCGTCAGATTCTGTTTTATTGTAATTACCATATAGACGGTATGATAGAACATCTTTAATCAGTGGCCCACTTACATTAAAACCAACACGATTTGATGAACCTTCTTTAGAATATTCGGGTTGTGATGTATAAAATTCTACCGAGCCATGGGTTTCGTTAGTGACTTTTTTAGTAATGATATTGACTACACCACCTGCCGCACCCGAACCATATCGAGCTGCCGCTGGTCCACGTAAAACTTCAATAGATTCGATTGCTTCTGCTGGAACCCAGTTTGAATCACCCCGTGTATCACGCTCTCCTTTCCAACCATAACGAACTGAATTACGAGAGTTAATCGGTTTTCCATCCACTAAAATGAGTGTATTTTCAGGACCCATTCCACGAATATCAATTTGTCTATTATTACCACGCTGCCCCGTTGCGCTATTGCCTGTTAAATTGACACCCGGCATACGACGCACATAATCAGAAATATCATTACGAACTGGTAGTTTTTCTAAATCTTCTTGGGTGATCACTGATACACCGAGCGATTGCTTTACTTGCTCTTCAGCCGTTACAAAAATTGTTTCCAATTTCACAGGTTCAGCAGGCTTTTCTAATGCTTGTTCAGCTTGTTCTTGCTCATTTTTTGCAGCATAAGCCATAGACATCATACTTGCCAGTACTGAAACAGAAAGCACTGACTGGATAATACGCTTCGACATAAGTATTCCCAATATATTGATTTATTAAACATCTCTCATTTTAAGTTCCGCATTGTAACAAATCTAAATAAAATTACAAATGATATTGATAATAATTATCATTATTTATATTGAATAATAAAAAAGCCTCAAATCGAGGCCTTTTTATTTCACTTTTCAAATAATTTGATTATTTGAAATAAGCACCCTCAGCTTGGGTATGGTCAGTTTCATCAACCACACGTTGTAGCTCAGGAATATTCTCTTTCAAAGTCGTTTCTACACCTTGTTTTAAGGTAACGTCAATTGCAGAACATCCTTGGCAACCACCACCAAATTTCAAGACAGCTGTTAAACCATGTTCTGGATTAT is a genomic window containing:
- a CDS encoding TonB-dependent siderophore receptor; translation: MSKRIIQSVLSVSVLASMMSMAYAAKNEQEQAEQALEKPAEPVKLETIFVTAEEQVKQSLGVSVITQEDLEKLPVRNDISDYVRRMPGVNLTGNSATGQRGNNRQIDIRGMGPENTLILVDGKPINSRNSVRYGWKGERDTRGDSNWVPAEAIESIEVLRGPAAARYGSGAAGGVVNIITKKVTNETHGSVEFYTSQPEYSKEGSSNRVGFNVSGPLIKDVLSYRLYGNYNKTESDDVDINKSIGSTAAGREGVKNKDISGRLAWQATDQQTVLLDVSSSKQGNIYSGDSQLNANAEADAILSELIGKETNTMYRDSYALTHEGDWSWGKSKLVAQYDKTHNKRLPEGLGGSTEGKINNLDDKATSRLETLRLNGEANIPFEYYVPHVLTLGTEWVEDRFKDNISTNQGTDSSGSGYGDQLAKGNRSKMESRIASAYIEDNLKLTDSTDAVLGLRFDDHSKSGSNWSPSLNITQRLNDYFTLKGGVAKAYKAPNMYQNAEGYLLSTNGNGCPANIDSRCLLQGNGDLKPETSVNKELGIQFQKDIVNASLTWFRNDYKDKIVAGTNVVGTVDGSSTNANTGAVTNTKWNILRWENTPKALIQGFEGSLGLDFGDIRWTNNFTYMMDSKDKQTGNPLSLVPNYTINSIFDYDITDQLDVNFVFTQYGRQKSRQFAENRIESGIGSGGSNSAIKPSTVKSYSTAGINMGYKISDNISTRIGVSNLFDKQILRDSNSISQTYNEPGRAYYASLKYSF